The genomic window CAGCCGAGGCGCGTTCGTAGAGGTAATGGAATTCGCGCAGTTCGGAAAGCGGCAAGCGCCAGTTGGGCGACGCCTCCAATTGGTTCAGGGCGGCCTCCAGTTTGTTCCAGTATGGGCGTTCAGCGGCGATGAATTTGGGCAGATCAATGATCATCTTAAATTAATTGCCGTTGCTTGACGCTCAAATATTGCGCCACGAGTTCCACGCTCAGGCGATCATTATCCACCAGCGAGAATTTAACGCCGCGCCGCTCCAGCACTTTCTGCAGCTCGCGCAAATTGTGCCATTGCAAGTGCCCGCCCAAGCGGCGGTAGAGGGCGTCCACGTCAGGCGCTTCCGGGTTGCTGAACATCGGTGCCGCATCGGCCGGCTTGGGCATGTTCACCAGCACCACATGCTGGCGGCAGAGCAATTCGGCGTGGCGCACGAAGTTCTCCGCCGCGACGGGATCATCCAGCGAAGTCAGGAATATCAGCAGGGCGCGCCGCCGCAACGTGTGGCGCAGGAACGTGGCCACATCATCAAAGTCCGGCGTCACCTCGCGCGGATGCAGCGTGTAGAGGGCATCGCGGCAGGTCTGGTAATGCGCCTTGCCGTTCTTCGCCCGCACAAATGCTTCGACCCGGTCGCTGAACGTCAGCAGGCCGAACAAATCGCCATGATGTTCCGCGGCCATGCCCAGCACCAGCGCCGAGGTCACGAACCGCTCCAGCAGGGTTTCCTCTTGGATCGTTGCTTCAACGGATGTACCGACTTCAGGCGCGGGAGCCATGGTGCCCCGTCCCGAACGGGCGCTCAAGCGTGAGGCATCAATGACCACATATACTTCCTGGGTTTTTTCGATCTGGAACACCTTGGTGATCGGGCGGGCGCGCCGGGCCGTGGCTTTCCAATGAATATCATCGTAGCTGTCGCCGGGAACATATTCCCGCAGCTTTTCAAAGTCGCGCCCTTTGCCCACCTGCCGGTGCGCATGAACGCCAAAGGCGCCGCGATTCAGAAACAGCGCCGCCAAACTCTTGCGGTCCTGCTTCAAGTTGGGATAAACCCGGATTTGCGTGGCAACCGGTTGCGCGTTGCGGACGGACCAAAAGCCGAAGGGGGAAACCCCTTCGACATAAACCGTGTTCAGCGCATAATTGCCGCGCCGCACCGCGGTGCAGGGCCAGTGTGCCGTGGACCATTCTGCGTCCGCGGCCAGTTGAATGCTCTGGTCTTCGAGCGGCGAGGTGATTTCCCGGGGAAAGGGCAGGCCCACCCGCAGCGTGCGTGCCTGCCGCGTCTGATTGTGAACCCGTAATTCCAAGGTGCCTTCGCGATCCTTGGAGAGCCGGAGCACCGGCGGTAATTCCACGTGCAGATGGTCCAGGCTGCCGTAAGCGCGCAAGGCGTCCAGCAGCAGCAACAGCAGCAGGACGCCAATCCCCAAGGTGGCGACCGCCGTGGCCTCGGGTTTCAGAGCGGGGATCAGGCTCAAGGGCAGGGCGGTCAGCCCGAACCACAGGAGCAGCTTGCTCCGGGGCGCCATCATCGGGGTACGGCCACTTGCTGTAGAATTTTGTCAATCACCTCGCGCACGCTCAGGCCCTCGATCTCGAACTCCGGGCGCAGAATCAACCGATGCTCCAGCACCGGCACCGCCATGGCTTTGATGTCGTCAGGCGTGATGAAGTCGCGTCCGGCGATGGCCGCCACGGCGCGGCTGGCCAACAGCAGGCTTTGCGTGGCGCGGGGGCCCGCCCCCACCAGCACGGCCTCGTGGGTGCGCGTGGCCCGCACCAAGTCCGTCAGGTACGGCACCAGGTCTTCCCGCACCGTGATGCCGGCCAGCGACTGGCGCAGCAGGGTCAGATGCTCTGGTGTGATGACCGGTTGCACCGCGCCGCTGGCGAGCGTTGTTTCCGGCGCCTCATTGCCGAGCATGCGGCGGGCCAGGGCGCATTCCTCATCCCGCGTGGGCGCCTGCATCGTGATCTTGAGCATGAACCGGTCCTTTTGCGCCTCGGGCAGGGGATACGTGCCTTCGTACTCGATCGGGTTCTGCGTGGCGAACACCGTGAAATTGGTGGAGAGCGGGTGCGTCTCCCGGTCAATGGTCACCGCCCGCTCCTGCATCGCCTGCAACAGCGCGGACTGCGTCTTGGCGGGGGCGCGGTTGATTTCATCCGCCAGCAGGAAGCTGGTGAAAATGGGGCCCTTGATCAGGTTGAACTCATTGCGTTGCAGGTTGAAGACGTTCGTGCCGGTGATGTCCGCCGGCATGAGGTCCGGCGTGAACTGGATGCGCGCGAACTCGCAGCCCAACACGCGCGCCAGCGTGCGC from Verrucomicrobiota bacterium includes these protein-coding regions:
- a CDS encoding DUF58 domain-containing protein; amino-acid sequence: MMAPRSKLLLWFGLTALPLSLIPALKPEATAVATLGIGVLLLLLLLDALRAYGSLDHLHVELPPVLRLSKDREGTLELRVHNQTRQARTLRVGLPFPREITSPLEDQSIQLAADAEWSTAHWPCTAVRRGNYALNTVYVEGVSPFGFWSVRNAQPVATQIRVYPNLKQDRKSLAALFLNRGAFGVHAHRQVGKGRDFEKLREYVPGDSYDDIHWKATARRARPITKVFQIEKTQEVYVVIDASRLSARSGRGTMAPAPEVGTSVEATIQEETLLERFVTSALVLGMAAEHHGDLFGLLTFSDRVEAFVRAKNGKAHYQTCRDALYTLHPREVTPDFDDVATFLRHTLRRRALLIFLTSLDDPVAAENFVRHAELLCRQHVVLVNMPKPADAAPMFSNPEAPDVDALYRRLGGHLQWHNLRELQKVLERRGVKFSLVDNDRLSVELVAQYLSVKQRQLI
- a CDS encoding MoxR family ATPase, whose amino-acid sequence is MAENTEQLKQVLTAARAEVARVIIGQKEVVDYALIAIFTGHHALIEGVPGVAKTLLVRTLARVLGCEFARIQFTPDLMPADITGTNVFNLQRNEFNLIKGPIFTSFLLADEINRAPAKTQSALLQAMQERAVTIDRETHPLSTNFTVFATQNPIEYEGTYPLPEAQKDRFMLKITMQAPTRDEECALARRMLGNEAPETTLASGAVQPVITPEHLTLLRQSLAGITVREDLVPYLTDLVRATRTHEAVLVGAGPRATQSLLLASRAVAAIAGRDFITPDDIKAMAVPVLEHRLILRPEFEIEGLSVREVIDKILQQVAVPR